The window ACATTCGATCAGTTAGTCGCTATCGCTTACCCGGGGGAAGCTCCAACACCTGAGATCGTGTACTCAATTACGTATCGCGGGGTGAGCTCAAAACCACACAGTGGTGAATTGGCTACTGGTGCCTTTGTTGAAGTAAAGAATGGGAGCGTGATCAATGTCAGCCGCACCATTCAGTCTTAATAGTGATCTTAAGCGCTTGCGCGAGGAAGGGTACTACGTACAAATCGTAGGGGGTTTCTTGGTTATGCGTGAAGTGCCGTACGTTAACGCACAGTTGGAGGTTAAGACTGGCACGCTCATATCGAGCCTTTGCATGTCTGGAAACGTTACGCAAAAGCCCGAGCCGCACACGATTCACTTCGATGGAGATTTTCCGTGCACAGCCCAAGGTGCACCCATCCAGGCTATTGCTAATCAGAGCTTAGCGGTGAATCTGGGACATGGGCTGAGTGCTCAGCACATGTTCTCCAGCAAACCTGGGCCAGAGGGTTACCGCGATTACCACCAGAAGATGACTACGTATGCGACAATCATTTCTGGCCACGCGGCTACCCTCAAACCTGGCGTTACTCCGCGAGTATTTAAAAATCCCGACGATGAAGAGGGCTGCGTATTCAACTATCTGGAAACTGCATCGGACCGAGTAGGCATTGGTGCGTTGACCGCACGGCTTGAAGGTCAGCGCATCGCTATCCTCGGTGTTGGTGGCACCGGTTCCTATGTTCTGGACCAGGTGGCGAAAACACCAGTGAGCGAGATACGTCTAATTGACGGTGATGATTTTCTTCAACATAACGCTTTCCGCGCCCCAGGAGCACCTTCAATCGACATTCTCCGCGAGGTACCTAAGAAAGTAGATTACTTGGCAGGCATCTACGGTAAGATGCACCGTCATATCGTGCCTCATGCAGTGCAAATCGACGCTGGTAATCTCAACCTTCTGGACGGAATCACCTTCGCCTTCCTTTGCATGGACTCTGGTGAGTCGAAGCGCTTGGTGGTACAGAAGCTAGAAGATATGGGAGTGTCCTTTGTGGATGTGGGAATGGGCCTCGAACTAGTAAACGGTTCGCTTGGTGGCATCCTTCGTGTGACGGTTAGTACCCCAAACAAGCGTGATCACATTCGTAAGCGAGTGTCTTTCGAAGGGGGGGGCGCAGAAAATATTTATGCATCAAATATCCAAGTCGCTGAATTAAATATGATGAATGCGGCACTTGCCGTAATTAAATGGAAGAAACTCCTTGGTTTTTATCGTGACCTTGAAAATGAGCACCACTGTTCCTATACGACTGACGGAAATATGCTGCTGAATGGTGATTCGCTATGATACGTCATAACCAGCTTACTCCTCGCTTCGTAAAGGGGATTCCGCGTGAACTTGAACCTGGTATTTTGTATGTTTCAATGGAGTACGGCACCGTGGTCCATAGTTGTTGTTGCGGCTGTGGCCTTGAAGTAGTGACACCACTGACTCCAACAGACTGGAAACTAACCTTTGACGGCGAGACAATTTCGCTTTGGCCATCGGTCGGCAATTGGAATTTGCCCTGTCGATCTCACTATGTTATTCAAGGTAACAGGGTGATAGCCGCTGGGCCTTGGGACAAAGCTAAGATCGAGGCGGAGAAGCGTCGCGACAAGGCAGCTAAGGCGCGTTACTACTCACAAACTGAACCGACCACAGATCCTGGAGAGTTGAAGACAGATTCTACTAAGGAGTCTGCGGGGACGAAGGGCAAGCCGACCACCATTTGGGCCAAGTTACGGCGGTGGTTGGGTTAGGCTTTAAAAGCCTTTCATGTTGCTGCAACTGTATACTGAGTAAGGATCAATCACTGAGTTCTTTATGCGATAATAATCACTACGTTCAATTGCATTAACCGGCAACAACAAAAATCAGGCTTTATCACTTAAAAATTTGGGGCGGGTAATCACGCCCCCCTAAATAAAAAATCGACAAATAAAACTTTGAGAGAATACCAGCCAAGTATGGGGAACTGGGCTTTAATCATACCTTAACGCCAATCCAACCCAGTGTTTCATCGGTCCATGGTTAGGAGACTGGAAAAGCGTTTTAAAAATATCCTGACCATGAACATAGTATTCTGGAGAGCAGTGATAGCGGGCGATAATGCCACTTATGGCGATAAAATGCGGTTTTCGGTGACTTTTTGACCTGACACCCATTTTTCAGGCGCACTTATCCTGCAGCCTGTGCCAGAAGCCATCGTTTCCGGTCGATGCCGTGCAGCCTTTCTGCCACTAATTCGGTCGCATGCCTACCAGCCTCTGCGCCGCTGAAGCGCAGCCGGTTACCGCACAGAATGCATTTGTAGGGATCTGTGCGCAGAAATTCCTTCATCAGCGCGGCGAAGCCCGGCTGCTCTGGTTTTTCCCGCGCTTCCATCTGCAGGGCGTCATACACCTTCGGCAGCAGCTCGCCCCGTTTCCGGTTGGACAAAAAGCCGTAGTAGCGCACCATTTTAAAATGCTTCGCCGGCACGTGGCTGATGTAGCGCCTGAGCATCTCTTCCTGGGTCAGCGTCTGTTTCCGGTGCTGCTGCGTGC is drawn from Pectobacterium aroidearum and contains these coding sequences:
- a CDS encoding ThiF family adenylyltransferase — translated: MSAAPFSLNSDLKRLREEGYYVQIVGGFLVMREVPYVNAQLEVKTGTLISSLCMSGNVTQKPEPHTIHFDGDFPCTAQGAPIQAIANQSLAVNLGHGLSAQHMFSSKPGPEGYRDYHQKMTTYATIISGHAATLKPGVTPRVFKNPDDEEGCVFNYLETASDRVGIGALTARLEGQRIAILGVGGTGSYVLDQVAKTPVSEIRLIDGDDFLQHNAFRAPGAPSIDILREVPKKVDYLAGIYGKMHRHIVPHAVQIDAGNLNLLDGITFAFLCMDSGESKRLVVQKLEDMGVSFVDVGMGLELVNGSLGGILRVTVSTPNKRDHIRKRVSFEGGGAENIYASNIQVAELNMMNAALAVIKWKKLLGFYRDLENEHHCSYTTDGNMLLNGDSL
- a CDS encoding DUF6527 family protein, which gives rise to MEYGTVVHSCCCGCGLEVVTPLTPTDWKLTFDGETISLWPSVGNWNLPCRSHYVIQGNRVIAAGPWDKAKIEAEKRRDKAAKARYYSQTEPTTDPGELKTDSTKESAGTKGKPTTIWAKLRRWLG